A section of the Streptomyces sp. NBC_01591 genome encodes:
- the dapB gene encoding 4-hydroxy-tetrahydrodipicolinate reductase, translated as MSKLRVAVLGARGRIGAEAVRAVEAADDMELVAALGRGDKLETLTESGAQVVVELTTPASVMDNLDFCVRHGIHAVVGTTGWSDERLAQLNTWLSGSPETGVLIAPNFSIGAVLTMKFAEQAARYFESVEVVELHHPNKVDAPSGTATRTAQLIAEARRKAGCAPQPDATTTALDGARGADVDGVPVHAIRLRGLLAHQEVLLGGEGETLTIRHDSLHHSSFMPGILLGARRVVTTPGLTFGLEHFLDLN; from the coding sequence ATGAGCAAGCTGCGCGTGGCCGTTCTCGGCGCCAGGGGCCGTATCGGAGCCGAGGCGGTACGAGCCGTCGAGGCCGCCGACGACATGGAGCTGGTGGCCGCGCTGGGCCGCGGCGACAAGCTGGAGACCCTCACGGAATCCGGCGCTCAGGTCGTCGTCGAACTCACCACCCCCGCGTCCGTGATGGACAACCTCGACTTCTGTGTCCGGCACGGCATCCACGCCGTCGTCGGCACGACGGGCTGGTCCGACGAACGGCTCGCGCAGCTGAACACCTGGCTCTCCGGCTCCCCGGAGACCGGTGTGCTCATCGCGCCGAACTTCTCCATCGGCGCCGTCCTCACGATGAAGTTCGCGGAGCAGGCCGCCCGTTACTTCGAGTCCGTCGAGGTCGTCGAACTCCACCACCCCAACAAGGTCGATGCCCCCTCGGGCACCGCCACCCGCACCGCCCAGCTGATCGCCGAGGCCCGCAGAAAGGCCGGCTGCGCCCCGCAGCCGGACGCCACCACCACGGCCCTGGACGGCGCCCGCGGCGCGGACGTCGACGGAGTCCCCGTCCACGCGATCCGGCTCCGCGGCCTCCTCGCCCACCAGGAAGTGCTGCTCGGCGGCGAGGGCGAGACGCTCACCATCCGCCACGACTCCCTGCACCACAGCAGCTTCATGCCGGGCATCCTGCTCGGCGCACGCCGCGTGGTGACCACTCCCGGCCTCACGTTCGGCCTGGAACACTTCCTCGACCTGAACTGA
- a CDS encoding SpoIIE family protein phosphatase, translating to MITARAAATFDPVGRSVATARAFVRDTLQGWGYTDVVDDAVVLTSELVTNAVVHAGTAADVLCLRTEDGVRIEVSDHYPEREIPLQSTGPDFGSPDRENGRGLLLCAALATRWGVEYSPTHKHVWFQLDLPERPVGIRSAGPLLPVGLLPVADERVRVAVVQTDSAGAIAAWNEDASFLFGHTADQVTGKQLTDFTAWPQTPGTNTGIVDALQLSRWEGSYGIRGADGRIMPVYASHLRVRDTHGEPSTVCLLVRDYERAVLQSPARTPVSDANAESGKTDPFEIFIGSPAPDDLDGLLQRTVERARDMLDADAAFLLLATDDETELEVRATTGLPSARQRFARVPVEAGTGRYGSARMPAVHEDLDNVPGAVPLLGGTGMRSVVTVPLKVEGRLTGSLGVAAEAAGRYSNEEALRLQFAADRIALAVESARLGELERLRRGSLSFLVEASDLLAGTLDRDQTLALMAQMTVPTLATWCAVYTIADQSSEPYLSYVLHEDEERIDGLKALLSKIAPPDPVPTPGARVWAAPSEAAHQAALRSSMRTLGLGETGRLVEPGRLGSGIRTTLATAAAVGGETVVLPLVARNRVIGMLTLGKPSDDHFRQEILELAEDLSRRAALALDNARLYSERMAISQSLQRSLLPPGLPEVPNVEIEVIYRAAGEGNEVGGDFYDVFPIRDGAYGFAIGDVCGTGPEAAAVTGLARHALRLLAREGFGGPAVLERLNAAILDEGARSRFLTLLYGELWPQEDGSALLKVVCAGHPLPLRLRQDGSVEAAAEPQPLLGVIEDLELYEQTVTLAPGDVLLCVTDGVTERREGTRMLGDDGLADVLATCTGLTAGAVAARILRAVERFAAEPASDDMAILAMRVPEPPAA from the coding sequence GTGATCACCGCGCGCGCGGCCGCCACCTTCGACCCGGTCGGGCGCTCCGTCGCGACCGCCCGCGCCTTCGTCCGCGACACCCTCCAGGGGTGGGGCTACACGGACGTCGTCGACGACGCGGTCGTCCTCACCAGCGAGCTGGTGACCAATGCCGTGGTTCACGCGGGCACCGCCGCGGACGTGCTGTGCCTGCGCACGGAGGACGGCGTCCGGATCGAGGTCTCCGACCACTATCCGGAACGCGAGATCCCGCTCCAGAGCACGGGCCCGGACTTCGGCAGCCCGGACCGCGAGAACGGCCGCGGACTGCTGCTCTGCGCGGCGCTCGCCACCCGGTGGGGCGTCGAGTATTCGCCCACCCACAAACATGTCTGGTTCCAGCTCGATCTCCCCGAACGCCCGGTGGGCATCCGCTCGGCGGGCCCGCTGCTCCCCGTGGGGCTGCTCCCCGTCGCCGACGAGCGCGTCCGGGTGGCGGTCGTCCAGACCGACAGCGCCGGCGCCATCGCGGCCTGGAACGAGGACGCCTCGTTCCTCTTCGGCCACACCGCGGATCAGGTCACCGGGAAACAGCTCACCGACTTCACCGCCTGGCCCCAGACTCCCGGCACGAACACGGGCATCGTCGACGCGCTCCAACTCTCGCGATGGGAGGGCAGTTACGGAATCCGGGGCGCCGACGGCCGGATCATGCCCGTCTACGCCTCGCACCTGAGGGTCCGCGACACCCACGGCGAGCCCTCGACCGTCTGTCTGCTCGTCCGCGACTACGAGCGCGCGGTGCTCCAGTCGCCGGCCCGCACTCCGGTGTCCGACGCGAACGCCGAGAGCGGCAAGACGGACCCGTTCGAAATCTTCATCGGCTCCCCCGCCCCCGACGACCTCGACGGGCTGCTCCAGCGCACGGTCGAGCGGGCCCGCGACATGCTCGACGCGGATGCGGCCTTCCTGCTGCTGGCGACGGACGACGAAACGGAACTGGAGGTACGGGCCACCACCGGTCTCCCCTCCGCCCGTCAGCGTTTCGCCCGCGTCCCGGTGGAAGCCGGAACCGGACGGTACGGATCCGCCCGGATGCCAGCCGTCCACGAGGACCTCGACAACGTTCCGGGCGCCGTCCCGCTGCTCGGCGGCACCGGGATGCGTTCCGTCGTCACGGTCCCGCTGAAGGTCGAAGGGCGGCTCACGGGCTCCCTGGGTGTCGCCGCCGAAGCGGCCGGCCGCTATTCGAACGAGGAGGCGCTGCGCCTTCAGTTCGCCGCGGACCGGATCGCGCTGGCCGTCGAATCGGCCCGCCTGGGCGAGCTGGAACGCCTCCGCCGCGGGTCCCTCTCGTTCCTCGTCGAAGCGTCCGACCTGCTCGCCGGCACCCTCGACCGGGACCAGACCCTGGCGCTGATGGCCCAGATGACGGTCCCCACCCTGGCCACCTGGTGCGCCGTGTACACGATCGCCGACCAGTCCTCCGAGCCGTACCTCTCGTACGTCCTGCACGAGGACGAGGAGCGCATCGACGGCCTCAAGGCCCTGCTCTCCAAGATCGCACCGCCGGACCCCGTACCGACCCCCGGCGCCCGTGTCTGGGCCGCCCCGTCCGAGGCCGCCCACCAGGCGGCCCTGCGCAGTTCGATGCGCACGCTCGGTCTCGGTGAGACCGGCAGGCTCGTCGAACCGGGCAGGCTCGGCTCCGGCATCCGTACGACGCTCGCCACCGCAGCCGCCGTGGGCGGGGAGACCGTGGTCCTCCCACTCGTGGCCCGCAACCGCGTCATCGGCATGCTCACGCTCGGAAAGCCCTCCGACGACCATTTCCGCCAGGAGATCCTGGAACTGGCCGAGGACCTCTCCCGCCGCGCCGCCCTGGCCCTCGACAACGCGCGTCTCTACTCGGAGCGCATGGCGATCAGCCAGTCCCTGCAGCGCAGCCTGCTGCCGCCGGGACTGCCCGAGGTCCCCAATGTCGAGATCGAGGTCATCTACCGCGCGGCCGGTGAGGGCAACGAGGTCGGCGGCGACTTCTACGACGTCTTCCCGATCCGCGACGGCGCCTACGGCTTCGCCATCGGCGACGTATGCGGTACGGGCCCGGAGGCCGCGGCCGTCACGGGCCTCGCCCGCCACGCCCTGCGTCTGCTCGCCCGCGAGGGCTTCGGCGGCCCGGCCGTCCTGGAGCGCCTCAACGCCGCCATCCTGGACGAGGGCGCCCGCAGCCGCTTCCTGACCCTCCTGTACGGCGAGCTGTGGCCCCAGGAGGACGGCAGCGCCCTTCTGAAGGTGGTCTGCGCGGGGCACCCGCTGCCGCTGCGCCTGCGGCAGGACGGTTCGGTCGAAGCAGCTGCCGAGCCTCAGCCCCTGCTGGGCGTCATCGAGGACCTGGAGCTGTACGAGCAGACGGTCACCCTCGCCCCGGGCGATGTCCTGCTGTGTGTCACCGACGGCGTCACCGAACGCCGGGAGGGCACCCGCATGCTCGGCGACGACGGTCTGGCGGACGTCCTGGCGACCTGCACCGGCCTCACCGCGGGCGCGGTGGCAGCCCGCATCCTGCGGGCGGTGGAACGCTTTGCCGCCGAGCCGGCCTCGGACGACATGGCCATCCTCGCCATGCGCGTGCCTGAACCACCCGCCGCGTAG
- a CDS encoding tetratricopeptide repeat protein, with protein sequence MRAKITYFVTAAVLVFYFALVGSRGVLLIRHGTLLTVTFGVAVLILPVIGIWFLWKNTQFVSRANALAAELDAEGGLPVDELVRTPSGRIDRDSADAVFARRREETEDSPDDWRCWFRLAVAYQDARDTPRARKAMQRAIALHMKDARPSTS encoded by the coding sequence ATGCGCGCAAAGATCACCTACTTCGTCACCGCTGCCGTCCTGGTCTTCTACTTCGCCCTGGTCGGCAGCCGTGGCGTACTGCTCATCCGGCACGGCACGCTGCTGACGGTCACCTTCGGGGTCGCGGTGCTGATCCTGCCGGTGATCGGCATCTGGTTCCTCTGGAAGAACACCCAGTTCGTGTCGCGGGCGAACGCGCTGGCCGCGGAACTCGACGCCGAGGGCGGCCTGCCGGTCGACGAACTGGTCCGCACCCCGTCCGGCCGCATCGACCGCGACTCGGCCGACGCGGTGTTCGCCCGCCGCCGCGAGGAGACCGAGGACTCCCCGGACGACTGGCGCTGCTGGTTCCGCCTGGCCGTCGCCTACCAGGACGCCAGGGACACCCCGCGGGCCCGGAAGGCCATGCAGCGCGCCATCGCCCTGCACATGAAGGACGCCCGGCCCAGCACGTCCTGA
- a CDS encoding M16 family metallopeptidase, which produces MTSRSSVTTARASSKARAVARTQTLLKGTNGIGTVRRTVLPGGLRVVTETLPSVRSATFGIWANVGSRDETPTLNGATHYLEHLLFKGTAKRSALDISAAIDAVGGEMNAFTAKEYTCYYARVLDTDLPLAIDVVCDMLTGSLITAEDVDAERGVILEEIAMTEDDPGDCVHDLFAHTMLGDTPLGRPVLGTVDTINALDRGRIARFYKKHYDPTHLVVAAAGNIDHATVVRQVRRAFERAGALSRTDAVPVAPREGARTLRTAGRVELLNRKTEQAHVVLGVPGLARTDERRWALGVLNTALGGGMSSRLFQEVREKRGLAYSVYSYTSGFADCGLFGVYAGCRPSQVHDVLKICRDELDRVASEGLSDEEIGRAIGQLSGSTVLGLEDTGALMNRIGKSELCWGDQMSVDDMLARIAQVTPDDVRTVAGEVLGHRPSLSVIGPLKDKQAGRLEEAVS; this is translated from the coding sequence GTGACGTCCCGTAGTTCCGTGACGACGGCCCGCGCCTCTTCGAAGGCGCGGGCCGTCGCCCGTACCCAAACGCTTCTCAAGGGCACCAACGGCATCGGTACGGTCCGCCGCACCGTCCTGCCCGGCGGTCTCCGGGTCGTCACCGAGACCCTGCCCTCCGTACGCTCCGCCACCTTCGGCATCTGGGCCAACGTCGGATCACGCGACGAGACCCCCACGCTGAACGGCGCGACGCACTACCTCGAACACCTCCTCTTCAAGGGCACCGCGAAGCGCAGCGCCCTCGACATCTCCGCCGCGATCGACGCGGTCGGCGGCGAGATGAACGCCTTCACGGCGAAGGAGTACACCTGCTACTACGCGCGGGTCCTCGACACCGACCTGCCGCTGGCCATCGACGTCGTCTGCGACATGCTGACCGGCTCGCTGATCACCGCCGAGGACGTCGACGCCGAGCGCGGCGTCATCCTCGAAGAGATCGCAATGACCGAGGACGACCCGGGCGACTGCGTGCACGACCTGTTCGCGCACACCATGCTCGGCGACACCCCCCTCGGCCGCCCGGTCCTCGGCACCGTCGACACCATCAACGCGCTCGACCGCGGCCGGATCGCCCGCTTCTACAAGAAGCACTACGACCCCACGCACCTGGTCGTCGCCGCCGCCGGCAACATCGACCACGCCACGGTCGTACGCCAGGTCCGCAGGGCGTTCGAGCGGGCGGGCGCCCTGTCGCGCACCGACGCCGTCCCGGTCGCCCCGCGCGAGGGCGCACGCACCCTGCGCACCGCGGGCCGGGTCGAGCTGCTGAACCGCAAGACCGAGCAGGCCCATGTCGTCCTCGGCGTACCCGGCCTGGCCCGCACCGACGAGCGCCGCTGGGCGCTGGGCGTCCTCAACACCGCCCTCGGCGGCGGCATGAGCTCACGTCTCTTCCAGGAGGTACGGGAGAAGCGCGGCCTCGCCTACAGCGTGTACTCGTACACCTCGGGCTTCGCCGACTGCGGACTCTTCGGGGTGTACGCGGGCTGCCGGCCCAGCCAGGTCCACGACGTCCTCAAGATCTGCCGGGACGAACTCGACCGGGTGGCATCCGAAGGACTGAGCGACGAGGAGATCGGCCGCGCCATCGGGCAGCTCTCCGGCTCCACGGTCCTCGGCCTGGAGGACACCGGCGCGCTGATGAACCGCATCGGCAAGAGCGAACTGTGCTGGGGCGACCAGATGTCGGTCGACGACATGCTGGCCCGGATAGCACAGGTCACTCCCGACGACGTCCGCACGGTCGCGGGCGAGGTCCTCGGACACCGCCCCTCCCTCTCCGTCATCGGCCCGCTCAAGGACAAGCAGGCCGGCCGCCTCGAAGAAGCGGTCTCCTAA
- a CDS encoding RNA polymerase sigma factor codes for MKEALLRSLTPSVLGILVRRGADFAAAEDAVQDALVEAVRVWSADPSPSSSSRGDHIRDPKGWLVTVAWRRFIDATRADTARRRREDLVDEEPAPGLGPAVDDTLQLYFLCAHPSLTPSSAVALTLRAVGGLTTRQIAQAYLVPEATMAQRISRAKRTVSGVRFDQPGDVATVLRVLYLVFNEGYSGDIDLADEAIRLTRQLAAAIDHPEVAGLLALMLLHHARRAARTAPDGSLVPLAGQDRGRWDTESIAEGVGILQAALARDRLGEFQAQAAIAALHADAPTAEETDWVQIVEWYDELARLTDSPVVRLNRAVAVGEADGPRAGLAALAALDDSLPRYAAVAAYLHERDGDLTTAARLYAEAARKAPNLAERDHLTRQAARLNTRRCS; via the coding sequence ATGAAAGAGGCCCTGCTCCGGAGCCTCACGCCGAGCGTGCTCGGGATCCTCGTCCGCCGCGGAGCCGACTTCGCGGCGGCCGAGGACGCCGTGCAGGACGCGCTGGTCGAGGCGGTCCGCGTCTGGTCGGCCGATCCTTCCCCAAGCTCTTCGAGCAGGGGAGACCACATCCGGGACCCGAAGGGCTGGCTGGTCACCGTGGCCTGGCGTCGGTTCATCGACGCGACCCGGGCGGACACCGCCCGCCGCCGGCGTGAGGACCTCGTCGACGAGGAGCCGGCGCCCGGACTCGGCCCCGCGGTCGATGACACGCTCCAGCTCTACTTCCTGTGCGCCCACCCGTCGTTGACGCCGTCGTCCGCGGTCGCGCTCACCCTGCGCGCCGTCGGTGGGCTGACCACCCGTCAGATCGCCCAGGCCTACCTGGTGCCCGAGGCGACCATGGCGCAGCGCATCAGCCGGGCCAAGCGCACCGTGTCCGGCGTGCGGTTCGACCAGCCCGGCGACGTCGCCACCGTGCTGCGCGTCCTCTACCTGGTCTTCAACGAGGGCTACTCCGGCGACATCGACCTCGCCGACGAGGCCATCCGGCTCACCCGGCAGCTCGCGGCCGCGATCGACCACCCCGAGGTGGCGGGGCTGCTCGCCCTCATGCTGCTCCACCACGCCCGGCGTGCGGCAAGGACCGCGCCCGACGGCAGCCTGGTGCCGCTCGCCGGGCAGGACCGTGGCCGATGGGACACCGAGTCGATCGCCGAGGGCGTCGGGATCCTGCAGGCGGCCCTCGCCCGCGACCGGCTGGGCGAGTTCCAGGCCCAGGCCGCCATCGCGGCACTTCACGCGGATGCGCCCACCGCCGAGGAGACCGACTGGGTGCAGATCGTCGAGTGGTACGACGAGCTCGCGCGCCTGACCGACAGCCCGGTCGTCCGGCTCAACCGCGCGGTGGCCGTCGGCGAGGCCGACGGACCGCGCGCCGGCCTGGCGGCGCTCGCGGCGCTGGACGACTCCCTGCCCCGCTACGCCGCGGTGGCGGCGTACCTCCACGAGCGCGACGGCGACCTGACGACGGCGGCACGGCTGTACGCCGAAGCGGCCCGGAAGGCACCCAACCTCGCCGAGCGCGACCACCTGACGCGCCAGGCGGCCCGGCTCAACACCCGCCGCTGTAGCTGA
- a CDS encoding YciI family protein — MAKYLLLKHYRGAPAAVNDVPMDQWTPEEISAHVQYMNDFAARLEKTGEFVDSQALAPEGTFVRYDGEGRPPVTDGPFAETKDVIAGWMVIDVDSYERAVELAGELSAAPGAGGEPIHEWLELRPFLATQPTITE; from the coding sequence ATGGCCAAGTACCTTCTGCTCAAGCACTACCGCGGTGCCCCGGCTGCGGTCAACGACGTGCCTATGGACCAGTGGACGCCGGAGGAGATCTCGGCGCACGTGCAGTACATGAACGACTTCGCGGCCCGGCTGGAGAAGACGGGCGAGTTCGTCGACAGTCAGGCGCTCGCCCCCGAGGGGACGTTCGTCCGGTACGACGGCGAGGGCCGCCCGCCGGTCACCGACGGTCCGTTCGCCGAGACCAAGGACGTCATCGCCGGCTGGATGGTGATCGACGTCGACAGCTACGAGCGAGCCGTCGAGCTGGCCGGGGAGCTGTCGGCCGCACCTGGGGCGGGTGGGGAGCCGATCCACGAATGGCTTGAGCTGCGCCCGTTCCTGGCCACGCAGCCCACCATCACGGAGTGA
- the thyX gene encoding FAD-dependent thymidylate synthase: MTETPEPAKPSFRSDVTVELVKHAAGDSDVLFAARVSTAGEQSLEEVTKDPERSKGLINFLMRDRHGSPFEHNSMTFFISAPIFVFREFMRHRVGWSYNEESGRYRELEPVFYVPDASRKLVQQGRPGKYEFVEGTQAQQELTGRVMEDSYRQAYEAYQEMLAAGVAREVARAVLPVGLFSSMYATCNARSLMHFLGLRTQHELAKVPSFPQREIEMVGQQMEEHWARLMPLTHAAFNKNGRVAP; encoded by the coding sequence GTGACCGAGACCCCCGAGCCCGCAAAGCCCAGCTTCCGCAGCGATGTCACCGTTGAGCTGGTGAAACACGCCGCGGGCGACTCCGACGTCCTGTTCGCGGCCCGTGTCTCCACGGCCGGTGAGCAGTCCCTGGAGGAGGTCACCAAGGACCCCGAGCGCTCCAAGGGCCTCATCAACTTCCTGATGCGTGACCGCCACGGCAGCCCGTTCGAGCACAACTCGATGACCTTCTTCATCAGCGCCCCGATCTTCGTGTTCCGCGAGTTCATGCGCCACCGCGTCGGCTGGTCGTACAACGAGGAATCGGGCCGCTACAGGGAGCTGGAGCCGGTCTTCTACGTCCCGGACGCCTCCCGCAAGCTCGTCCAGCAGGGCCGCCCCGGCAAGTACGAGTTCGTCGAGGGCACCCAGGCCCAGCAGGAGCTCACCGGCCGCGTCATGGAGGACTCCTACCGCCAGGCCTACGAGGCGTACCAGGAGATGCTCGCCGCGGGAGTGGCCCGCGAGGTCGCCCGCGCAGTGCTCCCCGTCGGCCTCTTCTCCTCGATGTATGCCACGTGCAACGCCCGCTCGCTGATGCACTTCCTCGGCCTGCGCACCCAGCACGAGCTGGCGAAGGTTCCGTCCTTCCCGCAGCGCGAGATCGAGATGGTCGGCCAGCAGATGGAGGAGCACTGGGCCCGGCTCATGCCGCTCACCCATGCAGCCTTCAACAAAAACGGACGCGTAGCCCCGTAA
- a CDS encoding ribonuclease J: MSHPHPELGTPPKLPKGGLRVTPLGGLGEIGRNMTVFEYGGRLLIVDCGVLFPEEEQPGIDLILPDFTTVRDRLDDIEGIVLTHGHEDHIGGVPYLLRLKPDIPLIGSKLTLALIEAKLQEHRIRPYTLEVAEGQRERIGVFDCEFIAVNHSIPDALAVAIRTPAGMAVATGDFKMDQLPLDGRLTDLHAFARLSEEGIDLLLSDSTNAEVPGFVPPERDISNVLRTVFANAQKRIIVASFASHVHRIQQILDAAHEYGRRVAFVGRSMVRNMGIARDLGYLKVPAGLVVDVKTLDDLPDDEVVLVCTGSQGEPMAALSRMANRDHQIRIVQGDTVILASSLIPGNENAVYRVINGLTRWGANVVHKGNAKVHVSGHASAGELLYFYNICKPKNLMPVHGEWRHLRANAELGALTGVPKDHIVIAEDGVVVDLIDGKAKIVGKVQAGYVYVDGLSVGDVTETSLKDRRILGEEGIVSVFIVVDSSSGKITGGPDIHARGSGIDDSAFSAVVPKIEEAINKSAQDGVLEPHQVQQLVRRTVGKWVSDTYRRRPMILPVVVEV, translated from the coding sequence TTGAGTCATCCGCATCCCGAACTCGGCACCCCGCCGAAGCTCCCGAAGGGCGGCCTTCGCGTCACCCCGCTCGGCGGCCTCGGTGAAATCGGCCGCAACATGACGGTCTTCGAGTACGGCGGCCGCCTGCTCATCGTCGACTGCGGAGTTCTCTTCCCCGAGGAAGAGCAGCCCGGAATCGACCTGATCCTGCCGGACTTCACCACGGTCCGGGACCGTCTCGACGACATCGAGGGCATCGTCCTCACGCACGGCCACGAGGACCACATCGGTGGTGTCCCGTATCTGCTGCGCCTGAAGCCGGACATCCCCCTCATCGGCTCCAAGCTGACCCTCGCGCTGATCGAGGCGAAGCTCCAGGAGCACCGCATCCGTCCGTACACCCTCGAAGTGGCGGAGGGCCAGCGCGAGCGCATCGGTGTGTTCGACTGCGAGTTCATCGCGGTCAACCACTCCATCCCGGACGCCCTCGCGGTCGCCATCCGCACTCCCGCGGGCATGGCCGTCGCGACCGGCGACTTCAAGATGGACCAGCTCCCGCTGGACGGCCGGCTCACCGACCTGCACGCCTTCGCCCGGCTGAGCGAGGAAGGCATCGACCTCCTCCTCTCCGACTCGACGAACGCCGAGGTCCCCGGCTTCGTACCGCCCGAGCGGGACATCTCCAACGTCCTGCGCACGGTCTTCGCCAACGCCCAGAAGCGCATCATCGTGGCGAGCTTCGCCAGCCACGTCCACCGCATCCAGCAGATCCTCGACGCGGCACACGAGTACGGCCGCAGGGTCGCCTTCGTCGGCCGCTCGATGGTCCGCAACATGGGCATCGCCCGTGACCTCGGCTACCTGAAGGTCCCCGCGGGCCTGGTCGTCGACGTCAAGACCCTCGACGACCTGCCGGACGACGAGGTCGTGCTGGTCTGCACGGGATCCCAGGGCGAGCCGATGGCCGCACTGTCCCGGATGGCCAACCGCGACCACCAGATCCGGATCGTCCAGGGCGACACGGTGATCCTCGCGTCGTCCCTGATCCCGGGCAACGAGAACGCGGTCTACCGCGTGATCAACGGCCTGACCCGCTGGGGCGCCAACGTCGTCCACAAGGGCAACGCGAAGGTCCACGTCTCGGGCCACGCCTCGGCCGGCGAGCTGCTGTACTTCTACAACATCTGCAAGCCGAAGAACCTGATGCCGGTCCACGGCGAATGGCGCCACCTGAGGGCCAACGCCGAACTGGGCGCGCTGACCGGCGTGCCCAAGGACCACATCGTCATCGCGGAGGACGGCGTCGTCGTCGACCTCATCGACGGCAAGGCCAAGATCGTCGGCAAGGTCCAGGCGGGCTACGTGTACGTCGACGGCCTCTCGGTCGGCGATGTCACCGAGACCTCGCTCAAGGACCGTCGCATCCTCGGCGAAGAGGGAATCGTTTCCGTCTTCATCGTGGTCGACAGCTCCTCCGGCAAGATCACGGGCGGGCCGGACATCCACGCCCGCGGCTCCGGTATCGACGACTCGGCGTTCAGCGCCGTCGTGCCGAAGATCGAGGAAGCGATCAACAAGTCCGCGCAGGACGGTGTGCTGGAGCCCCACCAGGTCCAGCAGCTGGTCCGCCGCACGGTGGGCAAGTGGGTTTCCGACACCTACCGTCGGCGCCCGATGATCCTTCCGGTCGTCGTCGAGGTCTGA
- the dapA gene encoding 4-hydroxy-tetrahydrodipicolinate synthase: MAPISTPQTPFGRVLTAMVTPFTADGALDLDGAQRLAVHLVDAGNDGLVVNGTTGESPTTSDAEKDQLVRAVLEAVGDRAHVVAGIGTNDTRHSVELARTAERSGAHGLLAVTPYYNKPPQEGIFRHFTAIADATGLPVMLYDIPGRSGVPIDTETLVRLAEHPRIVANKDAKGDLGRASWAIARSGLAWYSGDDMLNLPLLSVGAIGFVSVVGHVVTPDLRALIEAYVGGDVQKATEIHQKLLPVFTGMFRTQGVITTKAALTLQGLPAGPLRLPLVELTEQETTQLKIDLAAGGVEL, from the coding sequence ATGGCTCCGATCTCCACTCCGCAGACCCCCTTCGGGCGGGTCCTCACCGCTATGGTCACGCCCTTCACGGCGGACGGCGCACTCGACCTCGACGGCGCCCAGCGGCTCGCCGTCCACCTGGTGGACGCAGGCAATGACGGCCTGGTCGTCAACGGCACCACCGGCGAGTCCCCGACCACCAGCGACGCGGAGAAAGACCAGCTCGTACGGGCGGTACTGGAAGCCGTGGGGGACAGGGCCCACGTCGTCGCAGGCATCGGCACCAACGACACCCGTCACAGCGTCGAGCTCGCCCGTACGGCCGAACGCTCCGGTGCCCACGGCCTCCTCGCGGTGACGCCGTACTACAACAAGCCGCCACAGGAAGGCATCTTCCGCCACTTCACGGCGATCGCGGACGCCACCGGCCTGCCGGTGATGCTCTACGACATCCCCGGCCGCAGCGGTGTGCCGATCGACACGGAGACGCTGGTACGGCTCGCCGAGCACCCGCGCATCGTCGCCAACAAGGACGCCAAGGGCGACCTCGGCCGAGCGAGCTGGGCCATCGCCCGCTCCGGCCTCGCCTGGTACTCCGGCGACGACATGCTGAACCTGCCACTGCTCTCGGTCGGCGCCATCGGATTCGTCTCCGTCGTCGGCCACGTCGTCACCCCCGACCTGCGCGCCCTCATCGAGGCGTATGTCGGCGGCGACGTTCAGAAGGCCACGGAGATCCACCAGAAGCTCCTGCCGGTCTTCACCGGGATGTTCCGCACCCAGGGCGTCATCACCACCAAGGCCGCACTGACCCTCCAGGGCCTCCCCGCAGGCCCGCTGCGCCTCCCCCTGGTGGAGCTCACCGAACAGGAAACGACCCAGCTCAAGATCGATCTCGCCGCCGGCGGGGTAGAGCTGTAA